In Nostocoides sp. HKS02, the DNA window CCCGTCCCGAGGTCTTCGCCCACAACCTCGAGACCGTGCCGCGCATCTTCAAGCAGATCCGGCCGGCCTTCACCTACGACAAGTCCCTGCGGGTGCTGTCGATGGCGCGCGAGGCCGAGCTCGTGACCAAGTCCAACCTCATCCTGGGCATGGGCGAGGAGGACCACGAGGTCGAGCAGGCGATCCGCGACCTGCACGACGCGGGCTGCGACATCCTCACCATCACCCAGTACCTCCGCCCCTCCAAGCTCCACCACCCGATCGACCGGTGGGTCAAGCCGGAGGAGTTCGTGCACTGGAGCGACGTGGCCCAGGAGCTGGGCTTCAAGGGCGTCATGGCCGGACCGCTGGTCCGCTCGTCCTACCGCGCCGGCCGGCTCTGGGCGACCGCCATGGCCAAATGGGGCCGCCCCATCCCCCAGCACCTCGAGCACCTCGCGGCCGCAGCGGGCGACCCCGCCCGCCAGGAGGCCGCTTCGCTCCTCGCCGCGCGGCGTCCGGCCGCGTTGGGTGCACCTGCCTGACGACCCGTATCCTGACCCCTATGGCCCGCAAGGATTCGCAGCAGTCAGACACGCCCTCGAAGCAGGGGCGTGTCGCCCAGGTCCGCCAGGTGTACACCGCAGCTCGACAGGTGGACCGCACGATCCCGTGGTGGATGCTGCTGGCCGCACTCGGGGTCATCGTGGTGTGCGTCGGCGTCGGCGTCGTTGTCGGGCACTGGCTCTACGCCCTGGTCCTCAGCATCCCGCTGGCGTTCCTCGCCGCGCTGCTCGTCCTCAGCCGCAGGGCTGAGCGGGCGGCCTACCGGTCGCTCGAGGGCCAGCCCGGGGCCGCCGGAGCCGCGCTCGGCTCGCTGCGCCGTGGCTGGTACTTCGACCAGCAGCCGGTCGCCGTCGACGGCGCCCGCGGCGCACGGCCCGAGGACATGGTCGGGGCCGCGTTCGTCTACCGCGCGGTCGGTCGCCCTGGGGTGGTCCTCATCGGCGAGGGGCCGGACGCCCGGCGCGGCAAGCTCCTGGCCACCGAGCGCAGGAAGATCGAGCGGGTCGCTCCCGGGGTGCCCGTGGTGGCGGTCGTCGTCGGTGATGGTGCCGACCAGGTGCCGGTGCGCAAGCTCAGCACCAAGCTGACGCGGATGAAGCCTGTGCTGACCAAGGAAGAGGTCTCGGCCGTCAACAAGCGCCTCAAGTCGCTCGGCGGCCTGCGCCCCCCGATCCCTGCGGGCATGGACCCGCTGCGAGCCCGGGTCGACCGCAAGGCGATGCGCGGGCGCTGAACCCGCTGAAGCCCGGCTGTCGCGCAGCCGGCTCAGGCGAGGTACCGCTCCACGATGCCGGCGAACCGGTCGTGCGAGCCGGGCGCCAGGGCCATGGCTGCGCGTGCCACCTCGAGCTCCGCGTCCGTCGGGACATGGAGCTCCTCCGAACCACCGTGGAGCGCCTGGACGCGGTAGTCGCCGTCCTGGGGTCTGTGCGCACGGCGTGCGAGAAGTCGCCCGCGAAGAAGAACAGCGAGGTCTCGCCCTGCCGCACGCTCGGGGCGCGGGGCTGGACGATGACGTCGCCCGCCTCGACGAGTCGCGTGTCAGCACCAGATCGTAGGACTCCCAGGCTGCGGCCGAATGCCACACCACGACCTCGGCCTCGTGGCCCCCGGGCACGCAGGGTCGCGGCGAGCTGCGGTGGCTCGGGGTCGGTGCACGCGGGGTTGGACCAGGTGCAGAGGGCGATGCGGCTGCTCACGTCGGCATTCTGCCTGCCTCGGGGCTTGCGTCGGGGGCTTGCCTCGGGGGCATACGCGATATAACGTGAGTTTCGACAACGCGATATAGCGCGAGAAGGGAAACAGCTCATGAGCGAGGAATGGTCGATCGACACCCCCCGGGTGCTCGACATCGGGGACGACGGCGAGCGGGTGCGGCAGCTCAGCGTGGCCATCGTCGGTGGACGGGTGGACGTGGTGACCCACGCCGACTCCCCGACCGCCCGCGTGGAGGTCTCGCGGGTGGAGGGGTCCCCCCTGACGGTCAAGTGGGACGGCTCGACCCTCAAGGTGACCCACGGCGTGAGCTCGTCGAGCATCATCGACAAGGTCCGCCACGCCTTCGACGGGCTCGAGCGCAACAAGGCCTTCATCAGCATCTCGATCCCGGAGGACGCCCGGACGTCGGTCAGCACCGTGAGCGCCAGCGGGCTGCTCGCCGGGATGCGCGCCGGTGCGCGGGCCAACACCGTGTCCGGTGCGATGACCATCGACGACGTCACCGGCCCGGTCGACGTCAACACCGTCAGCGGCGACGTCGAGTGCGGCAACGTGCGCGGGTCGTTCACGGTGCACTCGGTGTCAGGAGCGGTCACCGCCCAGGCCAGCCAGACACCCGAGGTGAGCATCAACACGGTCAGCGGCGACATCACCCTCGACCTCACCAACTCGGCGGCGAGGATCACCTCCAACTCGGTCTCGGGTGACGTGACCGTGCGCGCCCCGCACGACGGCTACGACGTGACCGTCAACACCGCCTCCGGCCAGGTCGTCATCGACGGTCGCACGATCGACAAGCACGCTCGTCGGACGGTCAACCGCCTCACCGACGGCGACGGCAGCCTGCGACTCAAGGCCAACGCGGTGTCGGGCAACGTGGTCGTCCTCAAGGCCGCTCACGGGACCGCCGGGGCGGCATCGGGGGCTTCGGCATGAGCCCGGTGTTCGCCCACGGCCAGCTCCGGCTCTACCTGCTCGCCCTCCTCGACGACGGGCCCAGGCACGGCTATGAGGTGATCCAGGACCTTGAGCACCGGTTCAACGGCCTCTACTCCCCCAGCGCCGGCACGGTGTACCCCCGGCTCGCCAAGCTGGAGGAAGAGGGGCTGGTCGAGCGATCCGAGGAGGGCCGCAAGGCGATCTACCGGATCACCGACGCGGGGCGCGCCGAGGTGCGGGCCCGCCGCGACGACCTGTCGAACCTCGAGGCCGACCTCGACCTGTCGGTCCGCGAGCTCGCCGAGCAGGTGCGCTCACGGGTGCGCGGGCAGACCAGCGACCTGCGGGCCGAGCTCAAGGCGGCCGCCCAGGAGGCGCGACGGACCGCTACTCCCGTGGGCGGGTTCGACGGGTGGGGCGACGGGGACCCCCACGCGGTCCGCGAGGTCGAGGACGCCGTGCAGCAGCTGCGGCAGGAGGCGCGCACGGCGTGGAAGCGCCACGGGATCACCCCGGCCCAGACCCGCGAGATCGTCGACATCCTCGCCGACGCGACGAACCGGATCCGCGAGGTGGTCAGGTCCGGACGATGAGGGTGCCGGCCGCCTTGTCGTGCAGACCGCGACCGTCGCCGTCCCAGAACATGGCCGGCAGGAACAGGCACAGCAGCACCGTGCGCACCAGCACCTGGAACGACCGCGCCGGGTGACCGTCTCGCGACAGCACCCGCAGGCCCACCACCCGGTGGCCGATGGTGGAGCCCAGCGTGCTCAGGAGGACGAGGTTCTCGACCGCGAAGATCGCCAGCGGTGTGAACGAGTGGGGGCCGGCCTGGCCGAACGGGACACCGAACACGCCGAACGCGACCAGCTGACAGAGGGTCCAGTCCACGAGGGCGGCGACCAGCCGTCGGCCGAACCGGCCCATCGAACCGGCGCCGTCGCGCGGCATACCGAGACGCTCGCCGGGGTATGCCGTGGGCGCACCGGTGCGCGAACCCGGCCCCTCGAGCCATGAGCCGACGTCCTTGCGGTCAATCACCTGACCAGCCTCCCACGGCGTAACACCGGCGAAACATTCGGGTCATGGGCGAGAAATCCCCACCCGTTAGGGTCGTTGCTGACACCCCGGGCTTTCGTGTGCCCGACCCACCACCAGGAGGTTGGTTTGTTCAGCAATGCTGACGAGGTCCTGAAGTTCATCAAGGACGAGGACGTCAAGTTCGTCGACGTGAGGTTCTGCGACCTGCCCGGCGTGATGCAGCACTTCAATGTGCCCGCACAGAGCGTGACGGCGGACTTCTTCAAGGAAGGCCAGATGTTCGACGGATCCTCGATCCGCGGCTTCCAGGCGATCCACGAGTCCGACATGAAGCTCATCCCGGACCCGACGACGGCCTACCTCGACCCGTTCCGCAAGGAAAAGACGCTCATCCTCAACTTCTCCATCGTCGACCCGTTCACGGGCGAGGAGTACTCGCGAGACCCGCGCAACATCGCGGCCAAGGCCGAGGCCTACCTCAAGTCGACCGGGATCGCTGACACCGCGTACTTCGGCGCCGAGGCCGAGTTCTACATCTTCGACGACGTGCGCTTCGAGACGAAGCAGAACGCCGGCTACTACTTCATCGACTCCGTCGAGGCGGCGTGGAACACCGGTCGGGTCGAGGAGGGCGGCAACAAGGGCTACAAGACCCGCTACAAGGGCGGCTACTTCCCGGTGCCGCCGGTCGACCACTACGCGGACATGCGCGACGAGATGTCCCTGGCCCTCGAGGCCGCCGGTCTCACGGTCGAGCGCGCCCACCACGAGGTCGGCACCGCGGGCCAGCAGGAGATCAACTATCGCTTCAACACGCTGAAGCAGGCCGCCGACGACGTGCTGAAGTTCAAGTACATCGTCAAGAACGTGGCGTGGCACGGCGACAAGACGGTCACCTTCATGCCGAAGCCGCTCTTCGGTGACAACGGCTCGGGCATGCACTCCCACCAGTCGCTGTGGAAGGACGGCGAGCCGCTGTTCTATGACGAGCGCGGTTACGGCGGCCTGTCCGACCTCGCCCGCTGGTACATCGGTGGGCTGCTCAAGCACGCGCCCGCCGTGTTGGCGTTCACCAACCCGACGGTCAACTCCTACCACCGGCTCGTCCCGGGCTACGAGGCGCCGGTCAACCTGGTCTACTCCGCGCGCAACCGCTCCGCCTGCGTGCGCATCCCGATCACGGGTGACTCCCCCAAGGCCAAGCGCATCGAGTTCCGCGTGCCCGACCCGTCGGCCAACCCCTACCTCGCGTTCTCCGCGATGCTCATGGCCGGCCTCGACGGCATCAAGAACCGCATCGAGCCCCCGGAGCCGGTGGACAAGGACCTCTACGAGCTCCCGCCCGAGGAGCACGAGCAGATCCAGCAGGTGCCCGGCTCGCTGCCCGAGGTGCTCGACGCCCTGGAGGCCGACCACGAGTTCCTCCTCGAGGGTGACGTGTTCACCAAGGACCTCATCGAGACCTGGGTCGAGTGGAAGCGCAAGAACGAGGTCGACCCGATCCGGTTCCGCCCCCACCCGCACGAGTTTGAGATGTACTACGACCTGTAGGACCAACCGCAGGTCAGGGGTTCGCGCCGGGGTGGTCCACCCGCGCGGCCCCGACCAGAGGCGGAGCATGAGGGTGGTCGGTCTCGTCCGGCCACCCTCGTGCTGTCTCCCCTCCCGACCACGGCCGGGTCCTCAGTGACAGCCAGTGATCTTGTAAAGCTTCGTCGAGCCTGCCGAGGCCACGGGCGTGGTCAGCCAGAAGCCCGGCGGGATCAGCATTCCCGTCGCTGACCGACGTCCAACCGGCGGATTCAGCGACACCGGTCGCACGTTGAGGATCCACCCGATGTGAGCCTTCTTGACGACCGCGCAGATCCGAGTGTGGTTCCGGTCGAAGACGAGGTGCGCCGACAGGTAGGCCGCGTTGGGTGTCCCCGTCAGGTAGACGGACGTCATGTACACCGGCTTGCGCCCGGAGTACGCGTAGAGCAGCGCCGAGCCGTCGCGGGGGTCGTTGAGGATGTACTCGTCGGGGGCGACGACCTCGGGCAGGTGCTCGTAGAGCTTGACCT includes these proteins:
- the lipA gene encoding lipoyl synthase, which gives rise to MTIAPEGRRLLRVEARNAETPIERKPEWIRTTAKMGPEYTKLHSMVKTEGLHTVCQEAGCPNIFECWEDREATFLIGGDICTRRCDFCDIATGRPLELDVDEPRRVAESVAQMGLRYSTVTGVARDDQPDGAAWLYAETIRQIHAKNPTTGVEILPPDFGAKPELVGQVFDARPEVFAHNLETVPRIFKQIRPAFTYDKSLRVLSMAREAELVTKSNLILGMGEEDHEVEQAIRDLHDAGCDILTITQYLRPSKLHHPIDRWVKPEEFVHWSDVAQELGFKGVMAGPLVRSSYRAGRLWATAMAKWGRPIPQHLEHLAAAAGDPARQEAASLLAARRPAALGAPA
- a CDS encoding DUF4191 family protein, which encodes MARKDSQQSDTPSKQGRVAQVRQVYTAARQVDRTIPWWMLLAALGVIVVCVGVGVVVGHWLYALVLSIPLAFLAALLVLSRRAERAAYRSLEGQPGAAGAALGSLRRGWYFDQQPVAVDGARGARPEDMVGAAFVYRAVGRPGVVLIGEGPDARRGKLLATERRKIERVAPGVPVVAVVVGDGADQVPVRKLSTKLTRMKPVLTKEEVSAVNKRLKSLGGLRPPIPAGMDPLRARVDRKAMRGR
- a CDS encoding DUF4097 family beta strand repeat-containing protein, with protein sequence MSEEWSIDTPRVLDIGDDGERVRQLSVAIVGGRVDVVTHADSPTARVEVSRVEGSPLTVKWDGSTLKVTHGVSSSSIIDKVRHAFDGLERNKAFISISIPEDARTSVSTVSASGLLAGMRAGARANTVSGAMTIDDVTGPVDVNTVSGDVECGNVRGSFTVHSVSGAVTAQASQTPEVSINTVSGDITLDLTNSAARITSNSVSGDVTVRAPHDGYDVTVNTASGQVVIDGRTIDKHARRTVNRLTDGDGSLRLKANAVSGNVVVLKAAHGTAGAASGASA
- a CDS encoding PadR family transcriptional regulator, which produces MSPVFAHGQLRLYLLALLDDGPRHGYEVIQDLEHRFNGLYSPSAGTVYPRLAKLEEEGLVERSEEGRKAIYRITDAGRAEVRARRDDLSNLEADLDLSVRELAEQVRSRVRGQTSDLRAELKAAAQEARRTATPVGGFDGWGDGDPHAVREVEDAVQQLRQEARTAWKRHGITPAQTREIVDILADATNRIREVVRSGR
- a CDS encoding RDD family protein, whose protein sequence is MIDRKDVGSWLEGPGSRTGAPTAYPGERLGMPRDGAGSMGRFGRRLVAALVDWTLCQLVAFGVFGVPFGQAGPHSFTPLAIFAVENLVLLSTLGSTIGHRVVGLRVLSRDGHPARSFQVLVRTVLLCLFLPAMFWDGDGRGLHDKAAGTLIVRT
- the glnA gene encoding type I glutamate--ammonia ligase; its protein translation is MFSNADEVLKFIKDEDVKFVDVRFCDLPGVMQHFNVPAQSVTADFFKEGQMFDGSSIRGFQAIHESDMKLIPDPTTAYLDPFRKEKTLILNFSIVDPFTGEEYSRDPRNIAAKAEAYLKSTGIADTAYFGAEAEFYIFDDVRFETKQNAGYYFIDSVEAAWNTGRVEEGGNKGYKTRYKGGYFPVPPVDHYADMRDEMSLALEAAGLTVERAHHEVGTAGQQEINYRFNTLKQAADDVLKFKYIVKNVAWHGDKTVTFMPKPLFGDNGSGMHSHQSLWKDGEPLFYDERGYGGLSDLARWYIGGLLKHAPAVLAFTNPTVNSYHRLVPGYEAPVNLVYSARNRSACVRIPITGDSPKAKRIEFRVPDPSANPYLAFSAMLMAGLDGIKNRIEPPEPVDKDLYELPPEEHEQIQQVPGSLPEVLDALEADHEFLLEGDVFTKDLIETWVEWKRKNEVDPIRFRPHPHEFEMYYDL